The proteins below are encoded in one region of Rhea pennata isolate bPtePen1 chromosome 21, bPtePen1.pri, whole genome shotgun sequence:
- the ZNF628 gene encoding zinc finger protein 628, protein MVGAQQLELAEMQPGPAAAASSSEHQYECLECGKVFKWSSRLIHHQRTHTGERPYKCSECPKAFKGSSALLYHQRSHTGERPYKCSECGKAFKRSSLLQIHQSVHTGLRAFKCALCGMAFKWSSHYQYHVRQHTGERPYKCTACDKAFKNSSSLRRHRHIHTGERPYVCTACGKAFTQSTNLRQHQRIHTGERPYACAQCGKTFTHSSNLLLHQRTHAGSRAHKCPACAKAFVSDVYLQKHLQTHAARPPSNPLAPPPLFLAPAETVETVEMLWKCGDCELTFKSEELLLGHQQSHLEVGMPGPGPGGGEAPTATHNCPTCGKVFKNGSGLARHQHSHTSERPFKCSVCEKTFVQLASLLGHQRSHPAEQQLIQAEAEVTCSQTAPEPAPALAPAPAERPYQCTECGKAFKGSSGLRYHMRDHTGERPYKCSECGKAFKRSSLLSIHQRVHTGLRAFKCAECGLTFKWSSHYQYHLRLHTGERPYACPDCPKAFKNTSCLRRHRQLHTGERPYACLVCGKAFTQTSNLRQHQRTHTGERPYACAQCGKTFTHSSNLQLHQRTHSSARPFQCPICSKAFVMASYLQRHLRTHAVGPKPPAAPKAPPTRDGPPVLSLEVGSPPAAPNAQTFLLVQTAQGLQLIPSIPHPPQKLILLPAPQPKATGPAFNLLPTPPGKAAPRQQEKSPKVVAPTNPPPVAGQSILLVPSTGQALPSMQIQALAGAQRAPGLAPGASVIVLQNVPEQPPSEVSTLRVQALPPPPPEVASVQLQALPQPTEVTSVQLQATEVTNVQLQAAKVTNVQLQALPQPSEVTNIQLQALPQPSEVTSVQLQAAEVANVQLQATEVTNVQLQDLPQSSEVPNIQLQALPHPPEMTNVQLQTLPQPSEVTNVQLRALPQPPEVTSVQLQTPEVTNVQLQTPEGTRVQLQPVPQPSEPVTGPSLPGGPELQSATGLPEGQDVIVVQSSQGEELLGPEPEVGGLAGVQDVHLEMLQTAEGLQNVLVLRSADGEQTRLCVQEVENLPELPPDEAQGGQKLFIIRGEPTLQVLENVPGTGGQLSVQARGTPASTGATPGPTGGPTVVQLLPGPPAPDLPTIQIVQTVPSVQLVHTF, encoded by the coding sequence ATGGTGGGAGcccagcagctggagctggccGAGATGCAGCCTGGCCCGGCAGCGGCAGCGAGCAGCAGCGAGCACCAGTACGAGTGTCTGGAGTGCGGCAAGGTCTTCAAATGGTCATCGCGCCTTATCCACCACCAGCGCACGCACACAGGTGAGCGGCCCTACAAGTGCTCTGAATGCCCCAAGGCCTTCAAAGGCTCTTCGGCCCTGCTCTACCACCAACGCAGCCACACGGGTGAGCGGCCCTACAAGTGCTCCGAGTGCGGCAAGGCCTTCAAGCGCTCCTCACTGCTGCAGATCCACCAGAGCGTCCACACAGGGCTGCGGGCTTTCAAGTGCGCACTCTGTGGCATGGCCTTTAAGTGGTCCTCACACTACCAGTACCACGTGCGCCAGCACACGGGCGAGCGGCCCTACAAGTGCACGGCCTGCGACAAGGCCTTCAAGAACTCCTCCAGTCTCCGCCGCCACCGCCACATCCACACAGGTGAGCGGCCCTACGTCTGCACGGCCTGTGGCAAGGCTTTCACTCAGTCCACCAACCTGCGGCAGCACCAGCGCATCCACACTGGAGAGCGGCCCTATGCCTGTGCCCAATGTGGCAAGACCTTCACCCACTCCTCCAACCTGCTCCTTCACCAGCGCACCCACGCTGGCTCCCGGGCGCACAAATGCCCTGCTTGTGCCAAGGCATTCGTCTCGGATGTCTACCTGCAGAAACACCTGCAGACCCATGCTGCTCGCCCACCCAGCAATCCCTTGGCCCCACCGCCACTCTTTCTGGCGCCTGCCGAGACTGTGGAGACTGTGGAGATGCTCTGGAAGTGTGGTGACTGCGAGCTGACCTTCAAGAGTGAGGAGCTGTTGCTTGGCCACCAACAGAGCCATTTGGAGGTAGGGATGCCCGGGCCAGGCCCTGGTGGTGGTGAGGCACCGACGGCCACGCACAACTGCCCCACATGCGGCAAAGTCTTCAAAAATGGCTCTGGGCTGGCACGGCATCAGCATAGCCACACTAGCGAGCGACCCTTCAAGTGCTCGGTGTGTGAGAAGACCTTTGTGCAGCTGGCCAGCCTGCTGGGCCACCAGCGCAGCCACCCcgctgagcagcagctcatcCAGGCTGAGGCCGAGGTGACGTGTTCCCAAACAGCACCTGAGCcagccccggccctggccccagccccagctgagCGCCCTTACCAGTGCACAGAGTGCGGCAAGGCCTTTAAGGGCTCCTCGGGGCTGCGCTACCACATGCGGGACCACACAGGCGAGCGGCCCTACAAGTGCTCCGAGTGCGGCAAGGCTTTCAAGCGCTCCTCACTGCTCTCCATCCACCAGCGGGTTCACACGGGGCTGCGAGCTTTCAAGTGTGCTGAGTGTGGCCTCACCTTCAAGTGGTCCTCGCACTACCAGTACCACCTGCGGCTGCACACGGGTGAGCGCCCCTATGCCTGCCCAGACTGCCCCAAGGCCTTCAAAAACACCTCCTGCCTCCGTCGGCACCGGCAGCTGCACACGGGTGAGCGCCCCTATGCCTGCCTGGTGTGCGGCAAGGCCTTCACCCAGACCTCCAACCTGCGGCAGCACCAGCGCACCCATACCGGCGAGCGCCCCTATGCCTGCGCCCAGTGCGGCAAGACCTTCACCCACTCCTCCAACCTCCAGCTCCACCAGCGCACTCACTCCAGCGCCCGGCCCTTCCAGTGCCCCATCTGCTCCAAGGCCTTTGTCATGGCTTCCTACCTGCAGCGTCACCTCCGCACCCACGCCGTTGGCCCCAAGCCACCTGCTGCCCccaaggcaccacccacacgGGACGGGCCCCCAGTGCTCAGCCTGGAGGTgggcagccctcctgctgcccccaaCGCCCAGACCTTCCTGCTGGTGCAGACAGCGCAGGGCTTGCAGCTCATACCCAGCATCCCCCACCCACCACAGAAGCTCATCCTCCTCCCCGCGCCGCAACCCAAGGCCACGGGCCCTGCCTTCAACCTGCTGCCCACTCCACCTGGCAAAGCTGCCCCACGCCAGCAGGAGAAGAGTCCAAAAGTGGTGGCACCCACCAACCCACCACCAGTGGCTGGACAGAGCATCCTGCTGGTGCCCAGCACAGGACAAGCCCTGCCCAGCATGCAGATCCAGGCGTTGGCAGGTGCACAGCGGGCGCCAGGCCTAGCACCCGGAGCCAGCGTCATTGTGCTGCAAAATGTCCCCGAGCAGCCCCCGTCAGAGGTGAGCACTCTGCGGGTACAGGCTCtgccgccaccaccaccagaggTGGCCAGTGTCCAGCTGCAAGCCCTGCCGCAGCCCACAGAGGTGACCAGTGTCCAGCTCCAGGCCACTGAAGTGACAAATGTGCAGCTTCAAGCTGCCAAAGTGACAAACGTCCAGCTGCAAGCCCTGCCGCAGCCCTCCGAGGTGACCAACATCCAGCTGCAAGCCCTGCCGCAGCCCTCCGAAGTGACCAGTGTCCAGCTTCAGGCCGCGGAGGTGGCCAATGTGCAGCTCCAGGCCACCGAGGTGACAAATGTCCAGCTGCAAGACCTGCCACAGTCCTCCGAGGTGCCCAACATCCAGCTCCAAGCCCTGCCTCATCCTCCAGAGATGACAAATGTCCAGCTCCAAACCTTGCCGCAGCCCTCAGAGGTGACCAATGTCCAGCTCCGAGCCTTGCCACAGCCACCGGAGGTGACCAGTGTGCAGCTCCAGACACCTGAGGTGACGAATGTCCAGCTCCAAACCCCTGAGGGCACCCGAGTGCAGCTCCAACCTGTGCCCCAACCCTCTGAGCCTGTGACAGGGCCAAGCCTGCCAGGTGGCCCCGAGCTACAGAGTGCCACAGGGCTTCCTGAAGGACAGGATGTGATCGTGGTGCAGAGCAGTCAGGGTGAGGAGCTGCTGGGGCCGGAGCCGGAGGTGGGCGGCTTGGCCGGGGTGCAGGATGTGCACCTGGAGATGCTGCAGACAGCTGAGGGGCTGCAGAACGTGCTGGTGCTGCGCAGTGCCGATGGTGAGCAGACGCGGCTCTGCGTGCAGGAGGTAGAAAACCTGCCGGAGCTGCCACCAGACGAGGCCCAGGGTGGGCAGAAACTCTTCATCATCCGCGGTGAGCCCACCTTGCAAGTGCTGGAGAACGTGCCAGGGACTGGCGGCCAGCTCTCCGTGCAGGCGCGGGGAACGCCTGCCAGCACTGGGGCAACGCCAGGGCCCACCGGTGGCCCCACTGTGGTGCAGCTTCTGCccggccccccagccccggaCCTGCCCACCATCCAGATTGTACAGACAGTGCCCAGCGTCCAGCTGGTTCACACCTTCTGA
- the LOC134149790 gene encoding serine/threonine-protein kinase SBK2-like — translation MARAQWLDELAALTAQNLPCLEVSETYRVLGLLGQGAFGHVVLALHQQRGTPLALKFVAKRAGGLEAFLSEYCIALSLAAHPCVAGALGIAFQTPRHYVFAQEFALARDLFSILQPEVGVPELRVRRCALQLASALDFMGAKGLVHGDVKPDNVLLLDPECWRVKLSDFGQSRPQGRPVERPPALLPYTAPELCRLPPSRQLPAQPSLDAWALGVLLFVALTGYFPWATATDRHYKAFERWLRDPGGRWPCPPRWQRFSPPACSLLRGLLAPEPAHRSLPRAVLPIVRQSWLQPAPVAAPKATLVAPGAAQTRAPERVPAVAPDITLVAPEQVSAVAPTESSLLDKAGGGL, via the exons ATGGCACGGGCACAGTGGCTGGACGAGCTGGCAGCACTGACGGCGCAGAACCTGCCCTGCCTGGAGGTGTCCGAGACCTACcgggtgctggggctgctgggcCAGGGCGCCTTCGGCCACGTGGTGCTGGCTCTGCATCAGCAGCGGG GGACTCCACTGGCCCTGAAGTTCGTGGCCAAGCGGGCAGGGGGGCTTGAGGCCTTCCTCTCGGAGTACTGCATCGCCCTGAGCCTGGCGGCCCACCCCTGTGTGGCGGGTGCCCTGGGCATCGCCTTCCAGACTCCCCGGCACTACGTCTTCGCCCAGGAGTTCGCCCTTGCCCGAGACCTCTTCTCCATCCTCCAGCCTGAG gTGGGGGTGCCCGAGCTGCGAGTACGGCGCTGCGCcctgcagctggccagcgccCTGGACTTCATGGGGGCCAAAGGGCTGGTGCATGGCGACGTCAAGCCCGACAACGTGCTGCTGCTGGACCCCGAGTGCTGGCGGGTGAAGCTGAGCGACTTTGGGCAGAGCCGGCCGCAGGGCCGCCCTGTGGAGCGCccaccagccctgctgccctaCACAGCGCCCGAGCTCTGCCGCCTGCCGCCGAGCCGCCAGctgcctgcccagcccagcctcGACGCCTGGGCACTGGGTGTCCTCCTCTTCGTGGCCCTCACCGGCTACTTCCCCTGGGCCACAGCCACTGACCGCCACTACAAGGCTTTTGAGCGGTGGCTGCGGGACCCAGGAGGGCGGTGGCCCTGCCCGCCCCGTTGGCAACGCTTCAGCccacctgcctgcagcctgctgcGGGGGCTGCTGGCCCCCGAGCCAGCCCACCGCAGCCTCCCGCGTGCTGTGCTGCCCATTGTGCGGCAGTCctggctgcagccagccccCGTGGCTGCCCCAAAGGCCACCCTGGTGGCCCCAGGGGCAGCCCAGACAAGGGCCCCAGAGAGGGTTCCAGCGGTGGCCCCAGACATCACCTTGGTGGCACCAGAGCAGGTCTCAGCAGTGGCCCCAACAGAGTCAAGCCTCCTGGATAAGGCGGGTGGGGGGCTCTGA